In Sporichthyaceae bacterium, one genomic interval encodes:
- a CDS encoding fumarate hydratase, translated as MPEFAYTDLLPIGPDTTTYRSLGSAGVEVRSLGGTEFLHVGAEALGMLTTEAMHDIAHYLRPAHLAQLRAIIEDPEASGNDRFVARDLLQNANIAAGGILPMCQDTGTAVIMAKRGEHVLTGGGDAESISRGVYDAYTRLNLRYSQMAPVSLWDEHNTGNNLPAQIEVYADDNPAHAREYKFLFMAKGGGSANKSLLFQETKALLNEKSMLAWLDEKIRGLGTAACPPYHLAIVIGGTSAEFTLKAAKYASAKYLDTLPPTGSMLGHAFRDVEFEAKVLELTRANGIGAQFGGKYFCHDVRVIRLPRHGASCPVAIAVSCSADRQVLGKITPSGIWLEQLERDPAQYLPEVTEDHLEDAVVRIDLNRGMPEVLAELSRHPVKTRLALSGSLVVARDIAHAKIKERLDAGEAMPQYLRDHAVYYAGPAKTPEGYATGSFGPTTAGRMDSYVDQFQGLGGSMIMLAKGNRSKAVTDACHQHGGFYLGSIGGPAARLAQDCIKKVEVLEYAELGMEAVWRIEVENFPAFIVVDDKGNDFFAPADTSVPIPLGVRPA; from the coding sequence ATGCCCGAGTTCGCTTACACCGACCTGCTGCCCATCGGCCCGGACACCACGACCTACCGGTCGTTGGGCAGCGCCGGTGTCGAGGTGCGGTCGTTGGGTGGCACCGAGTTCCTGCACGTGGGCGCCGAGGCGTTGGGCATGCTCACGACCGAGGCGATGCACGACATCGCGCACTACCTGCGCCCGGCGCACCTCGCCCAGTTGCGCGCGATCATCGAGGACCCGGAGGCCTCGGGCAACGACCGGTTCGTGGCCCGCGACCTGCTGCAGAACGCCAACATCGCGGCCGGCGGCATCCTGCCGATGTGCCAGGACACCGGCACTGCGGTGATCATGGCCAAGCGCGGCGAGCACGTCCTCACCGGCGGCGGGGATGCCGAGTCGATTTCCCGCGGGGTCTACGACGCCTACACCCGGCTCAACCTGCGCTACTCGCAAATGGCCCCGGTCTCGCTGTGGGACGAGCACAACACCGGCAACAACCTGCCCGCGCAAATCGAGGTCTATGCCGACGACAATCCCGCCCACGCGAGGGAGTACAAGTTCCTGTTCATGGCCAAGGGCGGAGGCTCGGCGAACAAGTCGCTGCTCTTCCAGGAGACCAAGGCGCTGCTCAACGAGAAGTCCATGTTGGCCTGGCTGGACGAGAAAATCCGCGGGCTGGGCACCGCGGCCTGCCCGCCGTACCACCTGGCGATCGTGATCGGCGGCACCAGCGCGGAATTCACCCTGAAAGCCGCCAAATACGCATCGGCGAAATATCTGGATACGCTCCCGCCGACCGGCTCGATGCTCGGCCATGCATTTCGCGACGTGGAATTCGAAGCGAAGGTGCTTGAACTGACCCGGGCCAATGGAATCGGCGCTCAGTTCGGCGGCAAGTACTTCTGTCACGACGTGCGGGTGATCCGGCTACCCCGGCACGGGGCGTCCTGTCCGGTCGCGATTGCGGTGTCCTGCTCGGCGGACCGCCAGGTGCTCGGCAAGATCACCCCGTCCGGCATCTGGCTGGAGCAGTTGGAGCGCGACCCGGCGCAGTACCTGCCGGAGGTGACGGAGGATCACCTCGAGGACGCGGTGGTCCGGATCGACCTCAACCGAGGAATGCCCGAGGTGCTCGCCGAGTTGTCCCGCCACCCGGTGAAGACCCGACTGGCGTTGAGCGGATCACTGGTGGTGGCCCGGGACATCGCGCACGCCAAGATCAAGGAGCGGTTGGACGCGGGCGAGGCAATGCCGCAGTACTTGCGGGACCACGCCGTGTACTACGCGGGTCCGGCGAAGACCCCGGAAGGTTACGCCACCGGCTCTTTCGGCCCGACCACGGCCGGCCGCATGGACTCCTACGTCGATCAGTTCCAGGGGTTGGGCGGTTCGATGATCATGCTGGCCAAGGGCAATCGGTCCAAGGCGGTCACCGACGCGTGCCACCAGCACGGCGGCTTTTATCTGGGCTCGATCGGCGGGCCGGCCGCGCGCCTGGCACAGGACTGCATCAAGAAGGTGGAGGTTCTCGAGTACGCCGAGCTCGGCATGGAAGCCGTGTGGCGGATCGAGGTCGAGAACTTCCCGGCCTTCATCGTCGTGGACGACAAGGGCAATGACTTCTTCGCCCCCGCGGACACGTCTGTCCCGATACCGTTGGGCGTCCGGCCGGCGTGA
- a CDS encoding L,D-transpeptidase yields the protein MINRLRIVALAGTTAAFATVPLATAASAAHIPSRCESAARVICVDKSNEKLTLFEHGDKVMSMAVRFGSDETPTRNGTFKVFNKEAKHVSRIAHVPMPYSLFFSGGQAIHYSADFAKNGYNGSSLGCVNTRNLSETKQLFDAVSIGDMVYVYGSIPDWSDYDPRAYD from the coding sequence GTGATCAATCGACTCCGTATCGTGGCGCTGGCGGGGACGACCGCCGCCTTCGCCACTGTCCCCCTCGCCACAGCCGCCTCCGCCGCACACATCCCCTCCAGGTGCGAGTCCGCCGCTCGGGTGATCTGCGTCGACAAGAGCAACGAGAAGCTCACCCTCTTCGAGCACGGCGACAAGGTAATGAGCATGGCCGTGCGCTTCGGTTCGGACGAGACCCCGACCCGCAACGGCACGTTCAAGGTGTTCAACAAGGAGGCCAAGCACGTCTCCCGGATCGCACACGTGCCGATGCCGTACTCGCTGTTCTTCAGCGGCGGGCAGGCGATCCACTACTCGGCCGACTTCGCGAAGAACGGCTACAACGGCTCGTCACTGGGCTGCGTGAACACCCGCAACCTGAGCGAGACCAAGCAGCTGTTCGACGCCGTGTCCATCGGGGACATGGTCTACGTCTACGGCTCGATCCCTGACTGGTCGGACTACGACCCCCGCGCTTACGACTAG
- the glpX gene encoding class II fructose-bisphosphatase, with amino-acid sequence MNEGTRGSSIPAALEVRAEAPDRNLALELVRVTEAAAMAAGRWVGRGDKNGADGVAVNAMRHLIGTVAMNGVVVIGEGEKDEAPMLFNGERVGDGSGPECDVAVDPIDGTRLTAMGMNNALSVLAVAERGSMYDPSAVFYMDKLVTGPEAAEVVDIRLPVSENIRRVAKAKHSDVHDVTVVLLDRERHQELAGEIRATGARIKFLTDGDVAGAIMAASEGTGCDLLMGVGGTPEGIIAACAIKCIGGMIQGRLWPQDDDERQKAIDAGLDLDAVLSTDELVRGDNAFFVATGITDGELLRGVRYRAGSATTHSLVMRSKSGTTRLIESTHSLHKLREYSLVDFD; translated from the coding sequence GTGAATGAGGGAACGCGCGGTTCGTCCATCCCGGCGGCTCTGGAGGTGCGCGCCGAGGCTCCGGACCGCAACCTGGCACTGGAACTGGTCCGCGTCACCGAGGCAGCCGCGATGGCCGCCGGCCGATGGGTCGGGCGCGGGGACAAGAACGGCGCCGACGGCGTGGCCGTCAATGCCATGCGACACCTGATCGGCACGGTCGCCATGAACGGTGTGGTGGTCATCGGGGAGGGCGAGAAGGACGAGGCCCCGATGTTGTTCAACGGCGAGCGCGTGGGCGACGGCTCCGGGCCGGAGTGCGACGTCGCCGTCGACCCGATCGACGGCACCCGACTGACCGCGATGGGGATGAACAACGCGCTGTCCGTGCTCGCGGTTGCCGAGCGCGGCTCGATGTACGACCCGTCCGCGGTGTTCTATATGGACAAGTTGGTGACCGGCCCGGAGGCGGCGGAGGTCGTCGACATCCGGCTACCCGTATCGGAGAACATCCGTCGGGTGGCCAAGGCCAAGCACTCCGACGTGCACGACGTGACCGTGGTGCTGCTGGACCGCGAGCGCCACCAGGAGCTGGCCGGGGAGATCCGGGCCACCGGCGCACGCATCAAATTCCTCACCGACGGCGACGTGGCCGGAGCGATCATGGCCGCGTCGGAGGGCACCGGCTGCGACCTGTTGATGGGCGTCGGCGGCACCCCCGAGGGGATCATCGCGGCGTGTGCGATCAAGTGCATCGGCGGCATGATCCAGGGCCGGCTCTGGCCGCAGGACGACGACGAGCGGCAGAAGGCCATCGACGCCGGCTTGGACCTGGACGCGGTGCTGTCCACCGACGAGCTGGTGCGGGGGGACAACGCGTTTTTCGTCGCCACCGGCATCACCGACGGCGAACTGTTGCGTGGCGTGCGCTATCGGGCCGGCTCGGCGACCACGCACTCCCTGGTCATGCGCTCGAAGTCCGGCACCACGCGATTGATCGAAAGCACGCACAGCCTGCACAAGCTGCGCGAGTACTCGTTGGTCGACTTCGACTGA
- a CDS encoding exodeoxyribonuclease VII small subunit, whose amino-acid sequence MTAGSVGDSDPGLSYEQAREALTEVVARLEAGSLTLEESLALWEQGESLAKICRERLDGARERLAAHEAGRVSDGE is encoded by the coding sequence GTGACGGCAGGCAGCGTGGGAGACAGTGATCCCGGCCTGAGCTACGAGCAGGCGCGCGAGGCGCTGACCGAGGTTGTCGCCCGGCTCGAGGCGGGCAGTCTGACGCTCGAGGAGTCGCTCGCGCTCTGGGAACAGGGTGAGTCCCTGGCGAAGATCTGCCGGGAGCGATTGGACGGCGCGCGGGAACGGTTGGCCGCGCACGAAGCCGGGAGGGTGTCCGATGGTGAATGA
- a CDS encoding GNAT family N-acetyltransferase: MPTVRRATALDAAELVRLREMLLIAMGQDVEESNWRGNAMAQFEQRIAPGGDLTGFVIDGDNGELAASAVGLVVTSLPGPNRPDGRTGYLLNLATDPKYRRQGNARAVVTALLDWFHGQGVKRIELHANERGEMLYAQLGFTEHTTKALTYAERRPL; encoded by the coding sequence ATGCCTACCGTTCGTCGTGCCACCGCGCTGGACGCCGCCGAGCTCGTGCGGTTGCGGGAGATGTTGTTGATCGCGATGGGCCAGGACGTCGAGGAGTCGAACTGGCGGGGAAACGCGATGGCCCAGTTCGAGCAGCGCATCGCGCCCGGCGGTGACCTCACCGGGTTCGTGATCGACGGGGACAACGGGGAGCTCGCGGCCAGCGCGGTGGGGCTGGTGGTGACCTCGCTGCCGGGTCCGAATCGGCCGGACGGGCGTACGGGTTACCTGCTCAACCTGGCCACCGACCCCAAGTACCGCCGGCAGGGCAACGCGAGGGCGGTGGTCACCGCATTGTTGGACTGGTTCCACGGCCAGGGCGTCAAGCGCATCGAGCTGCATGCCAACGAGCGCGGCGAGATGCTCTATGCCCAGCTCGGCTTCACCGAGCACACCACCAAGGCGCTCACCTACGCGGAGCGCCGCCCGTTGTAG
- the xseA gene encoding exodeoxyribonuclease VII large subunit, with translation MALQTSAESPVPVRTVAHLIAQWVARLGKVWVEGQVTQLTRRPGTSTMFLQLRDPIADVSLQVTCPRQVLEQVVPEVTEGSRVVIFGRPTYWVPRGSLSFAAEQIRAVGLGDLLARLEQLRRLLAAEGLFDPARKRRLPFLPAGVGLICGRASAAEHDVVDNARRRWPAVQFHTRPVAVQGPFAAAEVIGALAELDADPAVEVIVIARGGGSVEDLLPFSDETLLRAVAACRTPVISAIGHEQDNPLLDSVADVRASTPTDAAKLLVPDLAEQLVLVDALWVRAGRAVSTRLDREQSWLTSLLGRPALADPARGFLARADAVQSLRDRALRCVRHHLDRAADELTHRGEQLRALSPQATLDRGYAIVQRADGSVLRDPSDVVAEEALTLRLAGGTLAARATTGGAPRR, from the coding sequence GTGGCCCTGCAGACCAGCGCGGAATCCCCGGTCCCGGTGCGGACGGTGGCGCACCTGATAGCACAGTGGGTGGCGCGGCTGGGAAAGGTCTGGGTGGAGGGCCAGGTTACGCAGCTGACCCGGCGTCCCGGCACCTCCACGATGTTCCTACAGTTGCGCGACCCGATCGCGGACGTGTCCCTGCAGGTGACCTGCCCCCGCCAGGTGCTGGAACAGGTGGTGCCCGAGGTCACCGAAGGGTCCCGAGTGGTGATCTTCGGCCGCCCGACCTACTGGGTCCCCCGCGGCTCACTGTCCTTTGCCGCCGAACAGATCCGTGCGGTGGGCCTCGGTGACCTGCTGGCCCGTCTCGAGCAGCTGCGTCGGCTGTTGGCCGCGGAAGGGCTGTTCGACCCGGCGCGCAAGCGTCGATTGCCGTTCTTACCCGCGGGCGTGGGCCTGATCTGTGGGCGGGCCAGTGCGGCCGAGCACGATGTGGTGGACAACGCCCGTCGGCGCTGGCCGGCGGTGCAGTTCCACACCCGGCCGGTGGCGGTGCAGGGGCCGTTCGCGGCGGCCGAGGTGATCGGCGCACTGGCCGAGCTGGACGCCGACCCCGCGGTCGAGGTCATCGTGATCGCCCGCGGCGGCGGCTCGGTGGAGGACCTGCTGCCGTTCTCCGACGAGACTCTGCTGCGGGCGGTGGCGGCCTGTCGCACTCCGGTGATCAGCGCGATCGGGCACGAGCAGGACAACCCGTTGCTCGACTCCGTCGCCGACGTGCGGGCGTCCACGCCGACCGATGCGGCCAAGCTGCTGGTGCCCGACCTGGCCGAGCAACTGGTATTGGTCGACGCGTTGTGGGTCCGGGCCGGGCGCGCGGTGTCGACTCGGTTGGACCGGGAGCAGAGCTGGTTGACCTCTTTACTGGGCCGGCCGGCGTTGGCCGATCCGGCCCGCGGATTCCTCGCCCGCGCCGACGCCGTGCAATCGTTGCGGGACCGCGCGCTGCGCTGCGTACGGCACCACCTGGACCGGGCCGCGGACGAACTGACGCATCGGGGGGAACAACTCCGCGCGTTGTCCCCGCAAGCCACGCTGGACCGCGGGTATGCAATCGTGCAACGCGCCGACGGCAGCGTGCTGCGGGACCCATCGGATGTGGTGGCGGAGGAGGCACTGACCCTGCGACTGGCCGGCGGCACGCTGGCCGCACGCGCTACAACGGGCGGCGCTCCGCGTAGGTGA
- a CDS encoding ABC transporter ATP-binding protein, whose translation MCPVLLQVADLTVRYGRAVHGLSDVSLDVPEGSVTAVLGANGAGKSTLLRAISGTLKLHRGRVTAGSVTFNGTDITAVDPAAIVAAGIVQVPEGRQVFATMSVEENLRAGAFSLPRGQRLENRERVLDLFPRLGERLGQRAGLLSGGEQQMLAMGRALMSEPKLLLLDEPSLGLAPQMITLIGQIVSEINSAGTSVLLVEQNAAMALKASQHVMVLEVGRVALRGEADDVANSPELAGLYLGGHGKVSEEIAAAQASKEASDETSEEQLAPVSSRTLSKWQG comes from the coding sequence ATGTGCCCCGTGCTGCTGCAGGTTGCTGACCTCACCGTCCGCTATGGACGGGCCGTCCACGGACTGTCCGACGTGAGCCTGGACGTTCCCGAGGGTTCGGTCACGGCCGTGCTCGGCGCTAACGGCGCGGGCAAGTCCACATTGCTGCGTGCCATCTCCGGCACGCTCAAGCTGCACCGTGGACGGGTTACTGCCGGGTCGGTCACCTTCAACGGGACGGACATCACCGCGGTCGATCCGGCGGCCATCGTGGCGGCCGGGATCGTCCAGGTGCCCGAGGGTCGCCAGGTGTTCGCCACGATGAGCGTGGAGGAGAACCTGCGGGCCGGGGCATTCAGCCTGCCCCGCGGACAGCGCTTGGAAAACCGGGAGCGGGTGCTCGATCTGTTTCCGCGGCTGGGCGAGCGGCTCGGCCAACGCGCCGGGCTGCTTTCCGGCGGCGAGCAGCAGATGTTGGCCATGGGTCGGGCGTTGATGTCCGAACCGAAGCTGTTGCTGCTCGACGAGCCATCCCTGGGCCTGGCCCCGCAGATGATCACTTTGATCGGCCAGATCGTGAGCGAGATCAACTCGGCGGGTACATCGGTGCTGCTGGTCGAGCAGAACGCCGCGATGGCGTTGAAGGCAAGTCAGCACGTGATGGTGCTCGAGGTGGGCCGGGTAGCGCTGCGCGGTGAGGCCGACGATGTGGCCAACTCACCGGAACTGGCCGGGCTCTACCTCGGCGGACACGGCAAGGTCAGTGAAGAGATCGCGGCAGCGCAGGCCTCTAAGGAGGCGTCCGACGAGACGTCCGAGGAGCAGCTCGCCCCGGTGAGCAGCCGGACGTTGTCGAAGTGGCAGGGTTAG
- a CDS encoding ABC transporter ATP-binding protein — MSTVALQADGLCLRFGGVAALDKVGFSLSEGTVHALIGPNGAGKSTCFNVLSGVYRADAGKVQLKGEDVTGLRPHQLAGRGLGRSFQNLALSLHSSVLDNVMLARHCRTRGGFLAAGVRWPWMVREQARHRARAAEICAFLGIESLLQTAVGGLSYGDAKRVDIARALATEPHVLLLDEPAAGMNAGETAEMGELIVAVRKALDLSVLLVEHDMNLVMGIADRITVLDFGRVIAEGTPAEIREDPEVIKAYLGEVSA; from the coding sequence ATGAGCACGGTGGCACTGCAGGCGGATGGCCTGTGCCTGCGATTCGGTGGCGTGGCCGCCTTGGACAAGGTCGGCTTCTCCCTGTCCGAGGGAACCGTCCACGCTCTGATCGGACCCAACGGCGCGGGCAAGTCGACCTGCTTCAACGTGCTGTCCGGCGTGTACCGGGCCGACGCCGGCAAGGTGCAGTTGAAGGGTGAGGACGTCACCGGATTGCGGCCGCATCAGCTGGCCGGGCGGGGACTGGGTCGCTCGTTTCAGAACCTGGCGCTGTCGCTGCACTCGAGCGTGTTGGACAACGTCATGTTGGCCCGGCACTGCCGCACCCGCGGTGGGTTCCTGGCCGCGGGGGTGCGCTGGCCGTGGATGGTGCGCGAGCAGGCCCGACACCGCGCCCGGGCGGCGGAGATCTGTGCCTTCCTCGGTATCGAATCCCTGCTCCAGACCGCCGTCGGCGGATTGTCCTACGGCGACGCCAAGCGGGTGGACATCGCCCGCGCGTTGGCCACCGAACCTCACGTGCTGCTGCTCGATGAGCCCGCGGCCGGCATGAACGCCGGGGAGACCGCGGAGATGGGCGAGCTGATCGTCGCCGTGCGCAAGGCGCTGGACCTGTCGGTGCTCCTGGTGGAGCACGACATGAACCTGGTGATGGGGATCGCGGACCGCATCACCGTGTTGGATTTCGGCCGGGTGATCGCCGAGGGGACGCCGGCAGAGATTCGAGAGGATCCCGAAGTGATCAAGGCGTATCTCGGTGAGGTGAGTGCGTGA
- a CDS encoding branched-chain amino acid ABC transporter permease, translated as MTTFIQVVVNGLGKGAVYALLALGFVIIFKASGVLNFAHGSLVLLGGYVTVRTQNDLHFIGSAILGVVAAAVGALVIERVLVSRRPLADPISLALLTIGVDVVMSEEIIRRLGLEIPFLGQPYDGKPVHIGSIALFRTQLIALGVGVVLVGAFFLAFRFTAWGLAMRAQAENREAAALMGIRSGRVTAIAWMVAGVLAGVAVLFLATQDFSGAGLSRSTHAVALVAFPAAIIGGLDSTGGAIVGGAMVGLADSMSAQYISYDFSKIAVYIVMLAVLIVAPAGLFGTRERTRV; from the coding sequence GTGACGACGTTCATCCAGGTCGTGGTTAACGGGCTGGGCAAGGGCGCGGTGTATGCGCTGCTGGCGCTCGGCTTCGTGATCATCTTCAAGGCCAGCGGTGTGCTGAACTTCGCGCACGGCTCGCTGGTGCTGCTCGGCGGCTACGTCACCGTGCGCACCCAGAACGACCTGCACTTCATCGGCTCGGCGATCCTCGGCGTGGTTGCCGCCGCGGTCGGCGCGCTGGTGATCGAACGGGTTCTGGTCTCTCGCCGACCGCTCGCCGATCCGATCTCACTTGCCCTGCTCACCATCGGCGTTGACGTGGTCATGAGCGAGGAGATCATTCGGCGCCTCGGCCTCGAGATCCCCTTCCTCGGCCAGCCGTACGACGGCAAGCCGGTGCACATCGGGTCCATCGCGCTGTTCCGCACGCAGCTGATCGCCCTGGGGGTGGGCGTGGTGCTGGTCGGCGCGTTCTTCCTGGCCTTCCGGTTCACCGCCTGGGGCTTGGCGATGCGCGCGCAGGCGGAGAACCGGGAAGCCGCGGCCCTGATGGGGATCCGCAGTGGTCGGGTTACCGCGATCGCCTGGATGGTCGCCGGTGTACTGGCCGGCGTCGCGGTGCTGTTCCTGGCCACCCAGGACTTTTCCGGTGCCGGCTTGTCGCGCAGCACGCACGCGGTGGCCCTGGTCGCCTTTCCCGCCGCAATCATCGGTGGGCTGGATTCCACCGGCGGCGCGATTGTGGGGGGCGCGATGGTGGGGCTCGCCGACTCGATGAGCGCCCAGTACATCTCCTACGACTTCTCCAAGATCGCCGTGTACATCGTGATGTTGGCGGTGCTCATCGTCGCTCCCGCCGGGTTGTTCGGCACCAGGGAGCGAACCCGTGTCTGA